In Bacteriovorax stolpii, a single genomic region encodes these proteins:
- a CDS encoding response regulator transcription factor, which yields MKQVLIIEDDENLGKSLKKILEDEGLVAHLAPTLKEARELTSDSLDVIVLDWMLPDGQGIDFLRELRAKNASIPVIMLTARTDLIDKVLGLETGASDYMTKPFESRELVARVRVQLREKLAPKEKDERIVMGKLIINSADKEVLFDGKRVTMTKMEYELLKLLAENPRQTFSRENLLDKVWGYENYPTTRTVDTHVLQIRQKTSDEVIETVRGLGYRLGTISNVNSN from the coding sequence ATGAAACAGGTTCTTATCATTGAAGACGATGAAAATTTAGGGAAGTCTCTTAAGAAAATTCTCGAAGATGAAGGACTTGTGGCCCATTTAGCTCCGACTCTAAAAGAGGCGCGCGAGCTCACCAGCGATTCACTGGATGTCATTGTCCTGGATTGGATGCTTCCGGATGGACAGGGGATTGATTTTCTCCGTGAATTGCGCGCAAAAAATGCTTCTATTCCTGTCATTATGCTAACAGCGAGAACAGATCTCATTGATAAAGTCCTGGGCCTGGAAACTGGGGCCAGCGATTATATGACGAAACCTTTTGAGTCTCGCGAACTGGTCGCGCGCGTTCGCGTGCAACTTCGTGAGAAACTTGCTCCCAAAGAAAAAGACGAGCGCATCGTGATGGGGAAACTCATTATCAATTCGGCCGATAAAGAAGTTCTTTTTGACGGCAAACGCGTGACTATGACCAAGATGGAGTATGAGCTTTTAAAACTTCTGGCCGAAAATCCTCGCCAGACTTTTTCCCGTGAAAACCTACTTGATAAGGTTTGGGGTTATGAGAATTATCCGACGACAAGAACTGTCGACACTCACGTCTTACAAATCAGACAAAAAACGTCTGATGAGGTGATTGAGACGGTGAGAGGGCTTGGTTACCGCCTGGGAACCATCTCTAATGTCAATTCGAATTGA
- a CDS encoding DsbA family protein codes for MNKFTFTIALLSTAFLMSCTTSEKDMKEKLAKVLKENPSILTEAIEKHPAEFITALQNAAKNAQEAMAKNREADEKKQLEESFNNPLVAEIRSDEAILGPKDAIITLVEYSDFECPFCSRGNTTVNELMKKYQGKIRFVYKHLPLSFHEQAMISAQYFEAIRLQNNDKAFKFHDEVFANQGKLKEGTAFLDSAAKKVGADMTKLKKDLHSDAVKNRIAADVAEAGKFGMQGTPGFLLNGVPVRGAYPTEYFVSLIDELQKRGKIKI; via the coding sequence ATGAATAAATTCACTTTCACAATCGCGCTTCTTTCTACTGCATTTTTAATGAGCTGTACGACGTCTGAGAAAGACATGAAGGAGAAGCTGGCTAAAGTCTTAAAAGAGAACCCTAGTATCTTGACTGAAGCAATTGAAAAACACCCCGCCGAATTTATCACTGCCCTCCAAAACGCAGCTAAAAATGCTCAGGAAGCCATGGCTAAAAACCGTGAAGCCGATGAGAAGAAACAGCTAGAAGAATCATTCAATAACCCCCTGGTGGCAGAAATCAGAAGTGATGAGGCGATCCTTGGACCCAAGGACGCCATCATCACACTGGTGGAATACTCTGATTTCGAATGTCCATTTTGTTCACGTGGAAACACAACTGTTAATGAGTTGATGAAAAAGTATCAAGGAAAGATTCGTTTTGTGTATAAACACTTACCGCTTTCTTTCCATGAACAAGCGATGATTTCAGCGCAATACTTCGAGGCGATTCGTCTGCAAAATAATGACAAGGCCTTCAAGTTTCACGACGAAGTTTTCGCCAACCAAGGCAAGCTTAAAGAAGGAACTGCTTTCTTAGATTCTGCAGCTAAGAAGGTGGGAGCAGATATGACTAAACTTAAAAAAGATTTACATTCTGACGCTGTTAAAAACAGAATTGCAGCAGACGTCGCAGAAGCAGGGAAATTCGGAATGCAGGGGACTCCTGGCTTCCTGTTAAACGGGGTGCCAGTTAGAGGGGCGTACCCTACAGAATACTTTGTTTCGTTAATCGACGAGCTTCAAAAACGCGGCAAAATTAAAATCTAA
- a CDS encoding RDD family protein, with amino-acid sequence MEELLYKRLSAKLIDLCLINILALLVELKFPNTSKLHLSIIFFIIYEVIILYKYDTTLGKFLFKLKVLNHDNTKLTLLQHFMRTSLSLVSINLLGLGILYAFFEKQKRTAHDKILKTQIANIN; translated from the coding sequence ATGGAAGAATTATTGTATAAAAGATTATCGGCAAAATTGATTGATCTTTGTCTGATTAACATATTAGCTTTACTAGTAGAGCTCAAATTTCCAAATACTTCAAAGCTTCACTTATCTATAATATTTTTCATCATTTATGAAGTCATTATTCTTTATAAGTATGATACCACTCTGGGAAAATTTTTATTTAAATTAAAAGTTTTGAATCATGATAATACTAAACTAACTCTCTTACAGCACTTTATGAGAACGAGCCTATCGCTAGTATCTATCAATCTTTTAGGGCTTGGAATTTTGTATGCATTTTTTGAAAAACAAAAACGAACTGCGCACGACAAAATCTTAAAAACTCAAATAGCTAACATAAATTAA